The genomic stretch GGACTGCTGGTACGGGAGCACGAACGGCGATCCGATCAAGCAGCCGACCTTCGAGTCGACCCAGGGCGCGATCCACGAGGGCTATTTCTACGCGAAGAACACCGGCAACGTGCAGTTCGCCATCGCCGATTTCTCCCTTTCCGGCGCGACGACCACGGCGGCGTTCCAGAACGCGATCGTCCCTTACTGGGTCGAGTATTATTTCCGCGATCCCCGCTACATGCGGATCGACAACAAGGCGGTGGTCGCCTTCGGGAACGCCACCGACTGGGTCAACGGCCTGGGGACGGCGACGGCGCTGGCCGAAACCAATTTCCTGCGGACCCAGATTTCGGCCGCCGGGTACAGCGGCGCGATCCTCCTGGCCCGTTGCGGCGACGCGAACACCGCCATCCTGAGCCAGCTGAGCGCGGCCGGATTCGACGCCTGCTACACCTACGCCTGGATCTCCAACAACATCACGACGATCCAAAGCGCGTTGACGAGCCAGAAGACCGCCGGGGCGTCCGCCACGCCCCATGCGATCTACCCGATCGGCGTCTCCTCGCAGGGGCGCAGCGGCGAGGCGTGGGACCAGACCGGCCCCGGTTACATCAGCCCCGCCGATTTCACGACGATGAACGGGTGGATGAAGAACACCTTCGCCCCCAGCATCTCCAGCGCCTCCGCGACGGCGGCGGGAGGGAAGATGGTCCTCTTCGACAATTGGAACGAATTCGGCGAGGGCCACTACATCGCCCCGACGGCCCTGCTCGGCTACGGCGCCACCGACGGCTTCGGCTACCTCAACGGAATCCGCAGCGTCTTCCTCCCCGCCTCGACGGTGACCAACGTGGTGCCGACGGCCACGCAGAAGGCGCGGATGAATATCCTCTACTCCCGTGCCTGGACGGGCCGGACCTGGGCCTTCGACTCGATCTATCCCGACACCGAGGGTTGGATGGCGAACTTCCAGGTCTCCAGCCTCGACCAGCAGGGCGGCTACCTCAAGGGCTACTCCGGGGGGGCCGACCCGTCGATCATCTCGGCCGACGGTTACAACATCCCCACCGCCACCTACCGCCACGTCGAGGTGCGGATGCAGACCGTCTCCTCGGGAACCGCCGCCCGGATCTACTTCACCTCCAATAGCGACGGGACGATGAGCCAGGCGAAGTCCCAGGCGGCCTCGACCGCCCTCGTCAACGACGGGGCCTACCACGTCTACACGTTCGACATGTCGACGGTGCCGGGCTGGACCGGGGCGAGCGCCATCCGGCGGCTCCGTTTCGATCCCATCGACATCGGCGCCTCGGCGAGCGACGTCTTCTCCATCGATTACATCAAGGTCCTGCCTTAGGGGGCAGCCGGGACCGGGTGCCCGTCGCTGGATCAGGCCTTCCTGGCCGGCCGCCGGTCCCGCTTGTCGACGACTTCGATCGCGGCCGCCTTGTCGAGCAGCTCCTGCTGGTGCTTGGCGCCGTAGCGGACGTGGTCGCGCGTCGTCCGTTCGGCCTTGTCGGGATCGCCGCTCATGAGGGCGTCGAGGAGCTTCCGGTGCCAGTGGGCCGGGCTCGGCCACAGCTTGCCGCTGACCCAGGTGAAGAACATGAAGTGGCGGCGCCAGAGACGTTCCACTTCCCGGATAAGAAGGCGTGATTCGCTGAGGCGGGCCACGGCGAGGTGGAATTCCTGGTGGACCTCCATGTCGGCGCGGGAGTAGGTCCCGGCCTTCCGCAGGAGCGCGTCGACCCGGTCGGCCAGCGCCTCCAGCCGGGGAAGGTCGGAGGCCTTGATTTTCCGCGAGACGATGCGGGCCACCTGGCATTCCAGCGCCTCCCGGAGGATCGATTCGTCGGTCAGGCGCTGCGGGGTGACGCGGGTCACCCGCGTGCCGTACATGGGGGCGCTCTCGGCGAGGCCGTCGGTCTCCAGCCGCCACAGGGCTTCGGAAACCGTCGCCTGGCTCAGGTGGAACCGCTGGGTCAACTCGCGGCGGACGAGGCGCGTCCCGGGCGGCAGCTTGCCGCTCAGGATCTCGAATTCGAGGTTCCGGAAGAGGCGGACCGCCTGGGTTTCAAACTCAAATTCGGCACCTTCGGGCTTTAAATTCATGGGGAAGAACGGCTCCAGCCGTTCTAACCGGGAACGTGTTTTGGTGAAATCAAATAAATGAGATCGATCAAAACACCCATCCGCTACCCGCGAAGCCCCGCTTCCTCTCAGGAGCGGGGGGTCGGGTACTCGTGGCAGAGGTAGCAGGTGCGCGGCGCGTCCTCGAGGAGGGTGGGAAACCGGCAGGCCCAGGGATCGGCGAAGACGTTGTCGTTCCAGTCGTCGCAGACCGAGGATACCTCGCTGCTGACGGCATAGCGCCCGCCGGCGATCGGGGTGCCGCTTCCCTCGGCGGCCCAGAATTGGTGGAACGTCCGGGGCGGGATGCTCAGGCTTTCGCCGGGACGGATGCGGATCTCCTCGCCCGCCGGCCTGGCGTGGGAGAAGCCGTCGATCTGGACGGTCAGCGGGCCGTCGCCGGGCCGCTCTCCCGGGCCGACGGGCCGGAGGACGATGATGACGTCGCCCCCGCCCCGATTGATGATGTCTTCCCGCTTCGAGCGGTGGTAATGCATCGGCGATTTTTGTCCCTCCGGCTCGATCAGCAGCTTCTCGGCATACGATTTGGGATAGCGCGGATCGCTCGGCCTGCCGTTGCGGAGAGTGAAGAGGCACCGGCCGATCTCCGAGAAGCGGCCGCTGCCGAAGTCGGTGACATCCCAGCCGAGCATGCAGTCGCGGATCTCGGCCGCCTTGGCCCCGGCGGCCCCGTCCCACTGGTCGACGCTCCAGTCGGCAAAGGGGGGAAGCGGGATGTGCAGTGCGGCGAGGACCGCCCGGGCAACCTCGACCGAGTGGTTCACCAGCGAGCGGGAAAGGGTGCCGGATGGAGTCATTAAAGGATGATATCGATTTGATCGATCAAATTCAAGAGGAGAGTAAGCTGCCTGCGGCAGTCCCATCCCTCCGCGCCCCTCCCCCAGTGTCGATCGCCCTACCCCGCGGCGCTGGCGCGGCGCTGGATCTTGCGGTAGGCGGCGGGGGAGAGGCCCAGGCGGGCCTTGAAGGTGCGGGAGAAGTGGAAGCGGTCGGTGAAGCCGGTTTCCTCGGCGACGGCGTCGATGGTCTTTCCTTCGGAGGTCAGGCGGCGGGCGGCGATCGAGATCCGCCGCTCGATGCCGTATTGGGCGGGAGTCATGCCGACGGCGCCCCGGAAGCGGCGGATGAAGTGGTCGGTGCTCATGTCGCAGAGGCGGGCCAGTACGGGATTGTCCGGAGGGGAGGCGAGCGAGCGGTCGATGGCCTCCAGGGCGGGGCCGATGTCGATCGATCCGGCGAGGGCGCGAAGGGAGGCTTCCCGGTCGTCGGCCGAAAGGGACTCCATCGCCATCGCCGTCGCGGCGTGGGCGAGGGCGCTCGCCCAGGCGAGGCCGGTGAAGCCGAGCTCCTTCTCCCCGTTGCCGCCGAGGCCCGCCTGCCAGCGGCGGCAGAGGGGATCGATCGCGCCGTCGGCGGGGAGGAGGAGGGGCCGGTCGAAGAGGCGGCGAATGAGGGAGGGGGGGAATCCGGTGACGTAGAAGTGGAGGAAATCCTGGAGGACCGGCCGGGTGGTCCCGGTCTGGAAGCGGACCCAGGAGGGGATCAGGTGGATCCGTCCGGGGAGGAGCGGGAAGGCGCGGCCCGCGCAGGTGACTGAAGCCCCGGAGCGTTGATGTGCATAAAGACGCCAGAACGGGCTTTGCAGATCGTAACGCCAGAGCGCGCCGATCTCCATCCGCTTGGATTCCACCACCTCGATCCGGAAGTGGCGGAGAAGGCCGTCGGCGAGGCTGACGGGGAGAGCGCCGGTTTCCATAAGTCGTAAAAATACATAAATCGGGCTCCCCTAGCCATACTCAAATGGGAGTGCGTTCGGCAGGCTTGATCCCATGCGTCAACGCCAGGTCCACCTCGATTTCCACACCTCGCCCTTTATCCCCGACGTCGCTTCGGAGTTCGACGCCCGCGCCTTCGCGAAGACGTTCCGGGAGGCCCACGTCGACAGCGTGACGGTCTTCGCGAAATGCCATCACGGCCAGTCCTATTACCCGACGAAGGTCGGGACGATCCATCCCGCCCTCGGAGGTCGCGACCTCCTCGGCGAGATGATCGAGGCGCTCCACCGCGAGGGGATCCGCGCGCCGGTCTACACGACCGTCGCCTGGGAAGAGGATGTGGCCGACAAGCATCCCGAGTGGCGGCAGATGCGGGCCGACGGGACCTTCGCCCGCTGCGGGAACGCCGACCCGAACCTCCCGCCCCATCCCGGCGGATGGCGGTACAACAACTTCCTTCATCCCGATTACCAGGACTACATCGAGGCCCACGTCCGCGAGTTGCTGGCGGGATACGAGGTCGACGGCCTTTTCTTCGACATCCTCTTCTTCGACGGGCGGTCGTGCTGGAGCGAGGCGAGCCGGACGTTCCGGGCGAAGCACGGCCTCCTTGCCGACGACCGGGAGACCCAGGTCCGCTTCGAGAGCCTCGCCCAGGCCGCCTTCTGCGGGCGCTTCACGAAGCTGATCCGGGGGCTGAACAGGGAGGCGACGCTCTTCTACAACTCGACGAACCCGATCTTCACCGACTCCCGCTTCGGCGTCCGCTCCCGACACGCCCTCCAGAGCCATTGGGAGCTCGAGTCGCTCCCCTCGGGCTTCTGGGGCTACCAGCACTTCCCCCGCCTCGCGCGGGCCTTCGGCAGCTGGGGGAAGCCGTGGCTCGGGATGACGGGCCGGTTCCAGAAGATGTGGGGCGACTTCGGCGGGCTGAAGCCGCTCCCGGCGCTCGAGTACGAATGCTTCCGCTCCCAGGCCCTCGGCGGGGCGAACTCGGTCGGCGACCAGCTCCCGCCGCGCGGCACGCCCGACGCGGGGGCCTACGACCTCATTGGTGCCGTCTACGCCGCGTGCGAGAAGGCGGAGCCGTTCTACGCGGGCTCGGTCCCGCTGCCCCGCGTCGGCATCGTCGCCCCCGGCCATCCCGCTCTCCCGGGCGACGAGACCGACAAGGCGCTCGAGGGGGCGGTCCAGATCTGCGAGGAGGCCCATTACGACGCCGTCGTCCTCGACGACGCGGGGAAGCTCGATTCCAGCGTGGCCCTCGTCCTCCTCCCCGACTCGGTCGTCTTCACCCCCGCGTTGCGGAAGCGCCTCGCGGCC from Verrucomicrobium sp. GAS474 encodes the following:
- a CDS encoding GntR family transcriptional regulator; the protein is MNLKPEGAEFEFETQAVRLFRNLEFEILSGKLPPGTRLVRRELTQRFHLSQATVSEALWRLETDGLAESAPMYGTRVTRVTPQRLTDESILREALECQVARIVSRKIKASDLPRLEALADRVDALLRKAGTYSRADMEVHQEFHLAVARLSESRLLIREVERLWRRHFMFFTWVSGKLWPSPAHWHRKLLDALMSGDPDKAERTTRDHVRYGAKHQQELLDKAAAIEVVDKRDRRPARKA
- a CDS encoding D-lyxose/D-mannose family sugar isomerase, producing the protein MTPSGTLSRSLVNHSVEVARAVLAALHIPLPPFADWSVDQWDGAAGAKAAEIRDCMLGWDVTDFGSGRFSEIGRCLFTLRNGRPSDPRYPKSYAEKLLIEPEGQKSPMHYHRSKREDIINRGGGDVIIVLRPVGPGERPGDGPLTVQIDGFSHARPAGEEIRIRPGESLSIPPRTFHQFWAAEGSGTPIAGGRYAVSSEVSSVCDDWNDNVFADPWACRFPTLLEDAPRTCYLCHEYPTPRS
- a CDS encoding AraC family transcriptional regulator, translating into METGALPVSLADGLLRHFRIEVVESKRMEIGALWRYDLQSPFWRLYAHQRSGASVTCAGRAFPLLPGRIHLIPSWVRFQTGTTRPVLQDFLHFYVTGFPPSLIRRLFDRPLLLPADGAIDPLCRRWQAGLGGNGEKELGFTGLAWASALAHAATAMAMESLSADDREASLRALAGSIDIGPALEAIDRSLASPPDNPVLARLCDMSTDHFIRRFRGAVGMTPAQYGIERRISIAARRLTSEGKTIDAVAEETGFTDRFHFSRTFKARLGLSPAAYRKIQRRASAAG
- a CDS encoding alpha-amylase family protein, producing MRQRQVHLDFHTSPFIPDVASEFDARAFAKTFREAHVDSVTVFAKCHHGQSYYPTKVGTIHPALGGRDLLGEMIEALHREGIRAPVYTTVAWEEDVADKHPEWRQMRADGTFARCGNADPNLPPHPGGWRYNNFLHPDYQDYIEAHVRELLAGYEVDGLFFDILFFDGRSCWSEASRTFRAKHGLLADDRETQVRFESLAQAAFCGRFTKLIRGLNREATLFYNSTNPIFTDSRFGVRSRHALQSHWELESLPSGFWGYQHFPRLARAFGSWGKPWLGMTGRFQKMWGDFGGLKPLPALEYECFRSQALGGANSVGDQLPPRGTPDAGAYDLIGAVYAACEKAEPFYAGSVPLPRVGIVAPGHPALPGDETDKALEGAVQICEEAHYDAVVLDDAGKLDSSVALVLLPDSVVFTPALRKRLAAFVARGGKIVFSGRSGFAADGTCGVPGAALRRTGTVELYPTYWRTKAAFSPALARSERVVYLPGENIVAGKGATIWVERVLPYFKRTDLTFSSHFQTPPRAQADAHPAVVGGKHFAYFADPVFREYRQSGNIAVRDGCLEAIARLIGPAPFGAGLPSTVLAVPRRRGRDLLLTLLHYIPTRKALDIDMIEERSSFAGERLRLPPTAKEVVDFETSLPLPRGDDGAFLLPAKKGRLLLSVPRFF